Proteins encoded by one window of Nitrospira sp.:
- a CDS encoding cyclase family protein, with amino-acid sequence MPNGSGGWIDITVPLRDGMVRWPDNPPVRVTRVQDLERGDDCNLTEVSFGVHTGTHMDAPLHFIRTGQGMEAMPLEAAMGPARVIEIKDRELIKPDELRPHRIRQGERVLFKTRNSSRCWKTDAFCKDFVSISEEAAFWLAERRVRTVGIDYLSVAGYVSDTAAIHRALLEAGIWIIEGLNLSYVRAGSYELLCLPIKIARSDGAPARALVKPMRTRQTKQTR; translated from the coding sequence ATGCCTAACGGGTCCGGAGGATGGATTGATATTACCGTTCCTCTCCGCGACGGGATGGTCCGCTGGCCGGACAATCCACCGGTGCGTGTGACGCGCGTGCAAGACCTGGAACGGGGCGACGACTGTAACCTGACCGAAGTTTCATTCGGAGTTCATACCGGAACCCATATGGATGCCCCCCTGCATTTCATCCGGACCGGGCAGGGCATGGAGGCCATGCCGCTCGAGGCCGCGATGGGGCCGGCCCGGGTGATCGAGATCAAGGACAGGGAGTTGATCAAGCCGGATGAATTGCGGCCGCATCGAATACGGCAGGGCGAACGCGTGCTCTTCAAGACCCGCAATTCTTCCCGGTGTTGGAAGACGGACGCCTTTTGTAAAGATTTTGTCTCCATCAGCGAAGAGGCCGCGTTTTGGCTGGCCGAGCGTCGTGTGCGTACGGTCGGGATCGATTATCTGTCGGTCGCTGGTTATGTATCGGACACTGCGGCCATCCATCGCGCCTTGCTGGAGGCGGGCATCTGGATTATCGAGGGATTGAATCTATCGTACGTGCGGGCCGGCTCATACGAGTTGCTCTGTCTACCGATCAAGATTGCGCGAAGCGACGGCGCGCCGGCCCGTGCGCTCGTGAAACCCATGCGTACCAGACAAACTAAACAAACCAGGTAG
- a CDS encoding glucose-6-phosphate dehydrogenase has protein sequence MIHTLVILGASGDLTSRFLMPAIMRLYQSAQLPDGFRIVGLARDDWDTEQFRHHLREKLSAFPFNAVPASREAVLAMKDYRRVDVTDRQRLAEAIGAGSDPIVIYLALPPALFEPTVTALAALGLPAGSKIVLEKPFGENLASAQALNRLLHESFPERDVFRLDHFLGKQTVQNIIGLRFANRMFEPLWNSQHIERIEIVWDETITAAGRASFYDGTGALRDMVQNHLLQLLALIAMEPLHTLDERTLRDRKVDVFRSVRRLSTEEVVRQTVRGRYGGGRVGDQEVCPYVDEVGVDSGRKTETFAQVVLSIDNWRWAGVPFLLRSGKALGRERREIAIHFKPVPHLAFGRESDPEPNMLRIELAPDRIALSLNVNRPCDLFDLERVELDSAFGSGGLPAYARLLLDVMSGDSILSIRDDEAEESWRIVEPILAVWAEGAVPLVEYAAGSDGPPALH, from the coding sequence ATGATTCACACGCTCGTTATCCTCGGCGCCTCCGGCGATCTGACGTCGCGGTTTCTCATGCCGGCCATCATGCGCCTGTACCAGTCGGCACAATTGCCCGATGGGTTCCGCATTGTCGGGCTCGCGCGCGATGACTGGGATACGGAGCAGTTTCGGCATCACCTGCGTGAGAAACTGTCGGCATTCCCCTTCAATGCCGTACCCGCTTCGCGCGAGGCCGTGCTCGCGATGAAGGACTATCGCCGGGTGGATGTGACGGACCGGCAACGACTGGCTGAGGCCATCGGCGCCGGTTCCGATCCGATTGTCATCTATCTTGCCCTCCCACCGGCGCTGTTTGAGCCGACGGTCACAGCACTGGCCGCGCTGGGCCTTCCGGCCGGCAGTAAGATCGTGCTGGAAAAACCGTTCGGCGAGAATCTGGCGTCGGCGCAAGCCTTGAACCGGCTGTTGCACGAATCTTTCCCCGAACGGGACGTCTTCCGGCTCGACCACTTCCTGGGCAAGCAGACGGTCCAAAACATCATCGGGCTGCGGTTCGCCAACCGCATGTTCGAGCCGCTCTGGAACTCACAGCATATCGAACGGATCGAGATTGTCTGGGACGAAACCATTACGGCGGCAGGCCGCGCTTCGTTCTACGACGGCACCGGAGCGCTGCGCGACATGGTCCAGAACCATTTGCTTCAACTGCTTGCGCTGATCGCGATGGAGCCCCTTCACACCCTGGATGAACGGACGCTGCGGGACCGGAAGGTCGATGTGTTCCGGTCGGTCCGTCGATTGTCTACGGAGGAGGTCGTCAGGCAGACGGTTCGTGGCCGGTACGGAGGGGGCAGAGTCGGAGATCAGGAGGTGTGTCCCTATGTCGATGAAGTCGGCGTGGATTCCGGACGGAAGACGGAAACCTTCGCGCAGGTCGTGCTGTCCATCGACAACTGGCGATGGGCCGGTGTTCCGTTCCTGCTCCGCTCGGGAAAGGCCCTGGGGCGCGAGCGCCGGGAGATCGCCATCCACTTCAAGCCGGTGCCGCACCTGGCTTTCGGGCGGGAGTCCGATCCCGAGCCGAACATGTTGAGGATCGAATTAGCGCCGGACCGGATCGCCTTGTCGCTGAATGTAAACAGGCCCTGTGATCTGTTCGACCTCGAGCGGGTCGAATTGGACAGCGCGTTCGGATCGGGAGGCCTGCCGGCGTATGCGCGGTTGCTTCTTGATGTCATGAGCGGCGACTCGATCCTGTCGATACGGGATGACGAAGCGGAGGAGTCGTGGCGGATCGTGGAACCGATTCTCGCGGTGTGGGCCGAGGGGGCCGTGCCGTTGGTCGAATATGCTGCCGGTTCAGACGGACCTCCCGCTTTGCATTGA
- a CDS encoding OmpA family protein: MRQPAMASAVFISFLVTGCVSTGTHTQTLEELEGAKKSAAILEADKKQAAVRVAALEADNANLAQDLAASQAAGSRTGQALATSNQNLDRALAGLRDREEDAKKSQEEARQAQITSGELRRERDLLRVKADDLERKLQTAQHAQAASAQAVTEANQQIAASEKEKEQVAAALQAAENHVRDLTTNLNAEQGKVAALQQDKQRLLGGTTTAQDEIARLQKRAGELETDAARVKDLEKRLSERDQQIGTLRQEATDRHILAAKAALLAEELEKNKQRVVGLTSELANLGEEAAAAKQERDRLQATVEEERARLKAGDAERARLEQERAAKEAEIARLTRTHEDLTNSLKAEIEKGDIKIKQVRDRLTINMVDRVLFDSGQAQVKPAGLKVLKQVSDVLKKVTDKQVRIEGHTDNVPIGVKLREKFATNWELSTARATSVVRYLIEEGGVDRTILAAGGYADTRAVDSNDTDAGKAANRRIEIVLYPKDLTDLAGTIK, translated from the coding sequence ATGCGACAGCCTGCAATGGCAAGCGCGGTTTTCATCTCATTTCTCGTGACGGGCTGCGTGAGTACCGGCACCCACACCCAGACTCTGGAGGAGCTGGAGGGCGCGAAGAAATCCGCGGCAATATTGGAGGCCGACAAGAAACAGGCGGCGGTTCGGGTCGCAGCGCTGGAAGCCGACAACGCCAACCTGGCCCAGGACCTGGCGGCGTCCCAGGCGGCGGGCAGCCGGACCGGCCAGGCCCTTGCCACGTCCAATCAAAACCTCGATCGGGCGCTGGCAGGACTGCGCGACCGTGAGGAGGACGCCAAGAAATCGCAGGAGGAGGCTCGACAGGCGCAGATCACGTCGGGAGAATTGCGGCGGGAGCGGGATCTGCTCCGGGTGAAGGCCGACGATCTCGAACGGAAGCTTCAGACCGCTCAGCACGCGCAAGCGGCCTCGGCCCAAGCGGTCACGGAGGCCAATCAGCAGATTGCCGCGTCGGAGAAAGAGAAGGAACAGGTGGCGGCAGCGTTGCAGGCGGCCGAGAACCACGTCCGGGATTTGACGACGAACCTGAATGCGGAACAGGGCAAAGTGGCCGCGCTCCAGCAGGACAAGCAGAGACTCCTCGGTGGCACGACGACGGCTCAGGACGAGATCGCCCGGCTGCAAAAACGGGCCGGCGAACTGGAAACCGACGCCGCCCGCGTGAAGGATTTGGAGAAACGGCTTTCCGAGCGCGATCAGCAGATCGGGACGTTGCGCCAGGAGGCGACGGATCGCCATATCCTCGCCGCCAAAGCCGCCTTGTTGGCGGAAGAGCTGGAAAAGAACAAACAACGGGTCGTGGGGCTGACGAGCGAGCTGGCCAATCTCGGCGAAGAGGCGGCGGCCGCGAAGCAGGAGCGGGACCGGCTGCAGGCGACGGTGGAGGAAGAGCGTGCGCGGCTGAAAGCCGGAGACGCGGAGCGAGCCCGGCTCGAGCAGGAACGGGCGGCGAAGGAAGCGGAGATCGCCCGCCTGACCCGCACCCACGAGGATCTGACCAATTCACTCAAGGCGGAAATCGAGAAGGGGGATATCAAGATCAAGCAGGTGCGCGACCGGTTGACGATCAATATGGTGGATCGGGTGCTCTTCGATTCCGGCCAGGCGCAAGTCAAGCCCGCCGGCCTGAAAGTCTTGAAGCAGGTCAGCGACGTGCTGAAGAAGGTGACGGATAAGCAGGTCCGCATCGAGGGCCATACGGACAATGTGCCGATCGGCGTCAAGCTGCGGGAAAAGTTCGCGACGAATTGGGAGCTCTCCACGGCGCGCGCGACCAGCGTCGTGCGCTATCTGATCGAAGAGGGCGGCGTGGACCGCACGATACTGGCCGCCGGCGGCTATGCCGATACCAGGGCGGTCGACTCGAACGACACCGACGCCGGCAAGGCCGCCAACCGGCGCATCGAAATCGTGCTCTATCCGAAGGATCTCACGGATTTGGCTGGAACGATCAAGTGA
- a CDS encoding ROK family protein produces MQVLVVDVGGSSVKIRVSGSREVRRFLSGPELTAAQMVAGVKRAAQDWRYDAVTIGYPGPVRRGRVLAEPKNLGSGWMKVDFSRAFGRPVLLLNDAAMQALGCYAGGRMLFLGLGTGLGSAVISEHAVLPMELGHLPYKKRQTFEDYVGYRGLKRLGQKKWRRAVADVVARLKDALVADHVVVGGGNAKKLRRLPEGARVGHNAYAFVGGERVWDARWREDIEPEPPSRSRKRRVMKRT; encoded by the coding sequence ATGCAAGTGCTCGTTGTGGATGTGGGAGGCTCCAGCGTCAAGATACGGGTGTCGGGAAGCCGGGAGGTTCGCCGGTTTTTGTCCGGGCCGGAACTGACGGCAGCGCAGATGGTGGCCGGCGTGAAGCGGGCCGCGCAGGACTGGCGGTACGACGCGGTGACGATCGGCTATCCCGGGCCGGTTCGCCGGGGCCGGGTGCTCGCGGAGCCGAAGAATCTGGGGTCCGGCTGGATGAAAGTTGATTTCAGCCGCGCGTTCGGCCGGCCGGTCTTGCTGCTGAACGACGCCGCCATGCAGGCTCTGGGGTGTTACGCAGGGGGCCGGATGCTGTTTCTGGGGCTCGGTACAGGGCTGGGCAGCGCGGTGATCTCGGAGCATGCCGTCCTGCCGATGGAGCTCGGGCATCTCCCGTATAAAAAGAGACAGACGTTCGAGGACTATGTGGGATATCGTGGGCTCAAGCGATTGGGGCAGAAAAAGTGGCGGCGCGCTGTCGCCGATGTCGTGGCGCGCCTCAAGGACGCGCTGGTGGCCGACCATGTGGTGGTGGGGGGCGGCAACGCGAAAAAACTGCGGCGTCTTCCCGAGGGCGCGCGGGTGGGTCATAACGCGTACGCCTTCGTCGGGGGGGAACGAGTCTGGGACGCACGGTGGCGCGAAGACATCGAGCCGGAACCGCCGTCCCGATCACGGAAACGGCGAGTGATGAAGAGGACGTAG
- a CDS encoding cupredoxin domain-containing protein, translating into MKEGSICALWTGFRIVGIVSSLAVAAWVVWAPTAVREAMAVEEPRIEITIKDFTYSHTKMQPIRAGVPMAFVVHNEDSVRHGFISPLFQGRSVRGGGEGVEAFGTGIEGFYIDPGKTLVIRVTPDRQGKITFRCDLHPDVKGELYFLDVPVG; encoded by the coding sequence ATGAAAGAGGGCAGCATCTGCGCATTGTGGACAGGGTTTCGAATCGTCGGTATCGTTTCTAGTCTTGCCGTCGCGGCGTGGGTCGTCTGGGCGCCGACGGCTGTGCGGGAGGCGATGGCCGTGGAGGAGCCGCGCATCGAGATCACCATCAAAGACTTCACGTATAGCCACACCAAGATGCAGCCGATCCGCGCGGGAGTGCCGATGGCGTTCGTTGTTCATAATGAGGACTCCGTCCGCCACGGATTCATCTCGCCGCTCTTTCAGGGCCGATCCGTTCGAGGCGGAGGAGAGGGAGTTGAGGCATTCGGAACAGGCATCGAAGGATTTTACATTGATCCGGGTAAGACGCTGGTGATCCGCGTGACTCCGGACCGGCAGGGGAAAATCACATTCCGGTGCGATTTGCACCCGGATGTCAAAGGGGAATTGTACTTTCTCGATGTTCCGGTCGGCTGA
- a CDS encoding cytochrome c, whose product MQLRIYALCVTTVVLMSASLAVAAPEKDPLKTRVPAAQLEEAKKLATPLFKDAKSAPQKVVEEGKVLYESKGTCFNCHGKSGKGDGMAGAMLDPGARDFTNCAFQKARTDGELFWAVKNGVQGTGMVSFAPGMVTEEEAWKILAYVRSFCGTK is encoded by the coding sequence ATGCAACTGCGGATATATGCGCTATGTGTGACTACTGTGGTGTTGATGTCGGCCAGCCTGGCGGTCGCCGCCCCGGAAAAGGATCCGCTGAAGACGCGCGTGCCGGCGGCGCAACTGGAAGAAGCGAAGAAGCTCGCCACCCCGTTGTTCAAAGACGCCAAGAGCGCGCCCCAGAAAGTGGTGGAAGAGGGGAAGGTTCTCTATGAAAGCAAGGGCACCTGCTTCAACTGCCATGGCAAGAGCGGCAAGGGCGACGGCATGGCCGGCGCCATGCTTGATCCGGGAGCGCGCGATTTCACGAACTGCGCATTCCAGAAGGCGCGCACGGATGGGGAGCTTTTCTGGGCCGTCAAGAACGGCGTGCAGGGAACGGGGATGGTGTCCTTTGCGCCGGGAATGGTGACGGAGGAAGAAGCCTGGAAGATTCTTGCCTATGTCAGAAGTTTCTGCGGAACGAAATAG